A portion of the Leptospira kanakyensis genome contains these proteins:
- a CDS encoding bleomycin resistance protein — translation MLKKSIPQLPSLDLQKSKKFYEENLGFKTLNEYDDIYLLEKDGFELHLWLCDDPSIPQNSSVYYHVDEIDLMYLDYKNKGIVHKNAHIMDKPWGMREFYVVDLDGNLLKFGQNINV, via the coding sequence ATGCTCAAAAAATCAATCCCTCAACTCCCATCTTTAGATCTGCAAAAATCCAAAAAATTTTATGAAGAGAATTTAGGGTTTAAAACTCTAAACGAATATGACGATATCTATTTATTGGAAAAGGATGGATTTGAACTTCATTTATGGTTATGCGATGATCCATCCATTCCACAAAATTCTAGTGTTTATTACCATGTAGATGAAATTGATCTTATGTATTTGGATTACAAAAACAAAGGAATTGTCCATAAAAATGCCCACATTATGGATAAACCCTGGGGAATGAGGGAGTTTTATGTTGTCGATTTGGACGGCAATTTATTAAAATTTGGACAGAATATAAACGTATAA
- a CDS encoding START domain-containing protein — protein MTKKQFVLFTLIGVSLLSNISNLVAQSPEWSESKRKKGIQVLTRPFAGSNLDEFLGRTEVDASISQIIALLTDPASCKNLYHQCKELTVLSGTEKKSVVYLRNGAPWPVNDRDLIMDRGFEQNEKTLATIMKIKRLDSNARPTPSGVTRMENFEGVWRIIPQTNGKLKIEYQAHFEPGGSVPQSVINLVLTDTPYESLLNVQKLVEEGKHKDAKFDWIKEPTKN, from the coding sequence ATGACCAAAAAACAATTTGTTCTATTCACATTGATAGGAGTTTCCCTTCTCTCAAACATATCCAATCTTGTGGCTCAGTCACCAGAATGGTCGGAGTCCAAACGTAAAAAAGGAATTCAAGTCCTAACTCGTCCTTTTGCCGGTTCCAATTTGGATGAATTTTTAGGTAGAACAGAAGTAGATGCTTCGATCTCACAAATCATTGCCCTACTCACAGATCCCGCTTCATGTAAAAATCTTTACCACCAATGTAAAGAACTCACTGTCCTTTCCGGTACAGAAAAAAAATCTGTGGTTTACCTTCGTAATGGAGCCCCATGGCCTGTGAATGATCGTGATTTGATTATGGATCGTGGATTTGAACAGAATGAAAAAACCTTGGCGACTATAATGAAAATCAAACGTCTTGATTCCAATGCACGCCCTACACCCTCCGGTGTCACTCGTATGGAAAACTTTGAAGGTGTTTGGAGAATCATTCCGCAAACCAATGGAAAACTAAAAATTGAATACCAAGCACATTTTGAACCAGGTGGATCTGTTCCCCAATCGGTGATCAATTTGGTTTTAACGGACACTCCTTATGAATCACTTCTCAACGTACAAAAGTTAGTCGAAGAAGGAAAACATAAAGACGCAAAATTTGATTGGATCAAAGAACCAACAAAAAACTAA
- a CDS encoding serine hydrolase domain-containing protein, producing MKFKFYLILVSLLSSSFFANCQKSVSTDKGAQSLLFAGIAGTCFSIDTCFDQYAKTTDEGASFQVYDGSGNRIYARQSILDYNTYRPIASGSKWVTAITAMRAIDCNANSGTYANCGTVTTGTCATGGTLSLSRTTGEVLGWTGTKGTITLRQLLSFTSGLNAGGGNGSGQASCISTLPVGATGTQKDSCVNEIRDQSTGTPGALYQYNSNHMAVAQRMLEVSCAKTWSTIFTQLIVTPLGWDANQAVWSGNIRSTEPTDGSLSGAYGLTISPEHYARMLNALLTNGTAKNTSGANIANFLSTTSVTEISADQYNGAKIGYSQFSAFGYRWQYGLGNWRFCTTTDVPAECDKDLISHSIGINGFYPWVDKNRSYMAILAVNNIGRKNGLSLLPASSTSLFFAETVRPLIHTQIGK from the coding sequence ATGAAATTCAAATTTTATTTAATATTAGTATCTCTTTTATCTTCTAGTTTTTTTGCAAATTGTCAAAAATCTGTTTCTACAGATAAAGGAGCACAATCCTTACTTTTCGCTGGGATTGCCGGTACTTGTTTTAGCATTGATACTTGTTTTGATCAATATGCGAAAACTACGGATGAAGGTGCTAGTTTTCAAGTTTATGATGGGTCGGGTAACAGAATTTATGCGAGACAATCCATATTAGATTATAATACCTACAGACCGATTGCATCCGGATCCAAATGGGTGACTGCTATCACTGCTATGCGAGCCATTGATTGTAATGCCAACAGTGGAACTTATGCAAATTGTGGCACTGTGACAACGGGAACTTGCGCCACTGGCGGAACCTTATCCCTAAGTCGAACCACGGGAGAGGTGCTTGGATGGACAGGAACAAAAGGAACCATCACACTCCGCCAATTATTATCTTTTACCTCAGGTTTGAATGCAGGAGGGGGAAATGGATCAGGGCAAGCATCTTGTATTTCCACCTTACCCGTTGGCGCCACAGGTACACAGAAAGATTCTTGTGTAAATGAAATCCGTGACCAATCCACAGGAACTCCGGGAGCCTTATACCAATACAATTCCAATCATATGGCAGTCGCACAACGTATGTTAGAGGTATCTTGTGCAAAAACTTGGAGTACAATTTTCACTCAGTTGATTGTCACACCCTTGGGTTGGGATGCTAACCAAGCGGTTTGGAGTGGTAACATTCGTTCAACAGAACCAACTGATGGAAGTTTATCTGGAGCCTACGGACTTACTATTTCTCCCGAACATTATGCTCGTATGTTAAATGCTCTCCTTACAAACGGAACGGCAAAAAATACTTCGGGTGCTAATATTGCCAATTTTCTATCGACTACATCAGTGACAGAAATTTCGGCAGACCAATACAATGGAGCTAAGATTGGATACTCTCAATTTTCGGCTTTTGGATACCGTTGGCAATACGGTCTCGGCAACTGGAGGTTTTGTACCACAACGGATGTCCCTGCGGAATGCGATAAAGACCTTATCTCTCATAGCATTGGGATTAACGGATTTTATCCTTGGGTTGATAAAAATCGAAGTTATATGGCAATCTTGGCAGTCAATAATATCGGAAGAAAAAATGGATTGAGTTTGTTACCAGCTTCCTCAACCTCATTATTCTTTGCTGAAACTGTTAGACCACTCATACATACTCAAATAGGAAAGTAA
- a CDS encoding TIGR04452 family lipoprotein, with protein sequence MKQIFLSILFFVFLTNCVVTEGIGIPTYGAIKGSEAKKRISDAVFEAESTASGYWLAQSGMKGGQGPISPLLLINGFLTKTVYSYLADIEDDQSYMESSVLQCESDIRTKGALVLGSVYDSLTTVGGVVRDALLLPEFASCDLEKTGKIITIEPVRF encoded by the coding sequence ATGAAACAAATTTTTCTATCCATTCTTTTCTTTGTCTTTTTGACAAATTGTGTAGTGACAGAAGGAATTGGAATTCCTACTTACGGCGCGATCAAAGGTTCAGAAGCAAAAAAACGAATTTCAGATGCCGTTTTTGAGGCTGAATCCACTGCTTCCGGGTATTGGTTGGCCCAATCGGGAATGAAAGGAGGGCAGGGACCTATTTCTCCTCTGTTACTCATCAACGGATTTTTGACAAAGACAGTTTATTCTTATCTGGCTGACATCGAGGATGACCAGTCTTATATGGAATCTTCTGTTTTACAATGTGAATCTGATATTCGTACGAAAGGTGCTCTAGTCCTAGGCAGTGTTTATGATAGTCTAACAACTGTTGGGGGAGTGGTACGGGATGCATTATTACTCCCAGAATTTGCTTCCTGTGATTTAGAAAAAACCGGAAAAATTATCACAATCGAACCGGTTCGTTTTTAA
- a CDS encoding class I SAM-dependent methyltransferase, which yields MKRSVNFSFHHMVRIPEPELMEDPTQVESYDQADFESAHSFLIRKFQDRLPQRFVPESILDLGCGPGDMSSRLYSQFPNANFTFLDGSEFMLDRCKKRMGTLVSEKRKDKIDFKKELVQGFVPESPYDLVFSNSLLHHIHDPFEFWGAVQRSIHNDSFIFISDLIRPDSLTSANQLMERYAKEESEILKKDFYNSLLAAYRIEEVKEMLEITRLDSKLNLEPVTDRHWICYSKPRL from the coding sequence ATGAAACGATCTGTAAACTTTTCCTTTCACCACATGGTTCGAATTCCAGAGCCAGAACTTATGGAAGATCCTACCCAAGTAGAATCTTACGACCAAGCTGACTTTGAATCGGCACATTCGTTTCTCATCCGTAAGTTTCAAGATAGACTTCCTCAAAGGTTTGTACCTGAATCCATTTTAGATTTAGGTTGTGGACCAGGAGATATGTCTTCTCGTTTGTATTCACAATTTCCAAATGCAAATTTTACCTTTTTAGATGGTTCCGAATTCATGTTGGATCGCTGTAAGAAGCGTATGGGTACACTAGTTTCAGAAAAAAGAAAGGATAAAATAGATTTTAAAAAAGAACTCGTTCAGGGCTTTGTTCCCGAATCCCCTTACGATTTGGTGTTTTCGAATTCTTTATTACACCATATACATGATCCTTTTGAATTTTGGGGAGCTGTACAAAGATCTATTCATAACGATAGTTTTATTTTCATTTCTGATTTGATAAGACCAGATTCACTCACAAGTGCAAATCAATTAATGGAACGTTATGCGAAAGAAGAATCTGAAATTTTAAAAAAGGATTTTTACAATAGTTTACTTGCAGCATACCGAATTGAAGAAGTAAAAGAAATGTTGGAGATTACTCGATTGGATTCCAAATTGAATTTGGAACCTGTTACAGACAGACATTGGATTTGTTATTCCAAACCTAGACTTTAA
- a CDS encoding TIM44-like domain-containing protein: MRRGFYFILFWIFVSASVDPRPGMGESYRSSSSSSSSSSSSYRSSSSSYSSSKSSNSSNTKSSDSSSSYSAPTPSPVLHFNTRDHKISVHLQADGSALVKESFTILAKQSNLGIRRTQFFRQENWEISDLKVSPENFSISHNYDSINIYWDESKENPETQISLEYKIANAIQWIGKIPLIHWRFEKTSAASGPLDLEISWDSGTISENGKLYEERWEAELSEYVKEPILQNPKGNRLHYLLKDSSDNSTSLVLIDLPKLVTKLNRLGSEQNSSNQNSLNESYVLKEKVSIKNNGSHQYQSEVEISKENADSDPFQIEFGLYRFREFGETFWNQTIAPSYLVVYGLEGLDTSFWHLLSASVSKSEEIKNTNGTKFSFAYHTLGESSNRKNKETEHWIRITTVRKNEPLELSSFQMEVESESPIIKETSSVDLVLQNCEFCSDYLDKDSIIIPIQPEWTKEGFLIRWETTIPVNYTAHIRLREPNKSIVYHPLLVSYAVLNAFYHAPGGGSHTGHLVVLGILSTCIFIFGFVFLSKLKRKRKYTVIKNSIIKQIQVVDPKFDWNEFSTKVIHISEQIVFAWDKGNMEGVRNFLSSSVFQRFSIQLRLLQEIDKETNRMKNFSVLSVEILDLELEPEYQTIHLKLRCRAKDQTFSVDTKEEKIQKALHSSFAKTYEEVHSFTRKLSATTKPKIDLVHNHCPSCGADSPQSHKSTKCQYCGVIFNSGEADWVLTEITQMVEWESTSNQRGIPNSDGISKQILEDRASAVFWKYIQFQSLPHSLVLNRESTTHTLQSLGESGKEPLFQPVIGSCHLIHWDLKCLPKTITCEIRWSASTRKNLVPEHRRNKIKLSLAGDRSARLGFSEMSCQNCGAAFPELDASHCDFCKQEIPKKVDDWLLEEISPI; this comes from the coding sequence TTGCGTAGAGGATTCTACTTCATTCTGTTTTGGATTTTTGTTTCGGCATCCGTCGATCCAAGACCTGGAATGGGTGAATCTTATAGATCCTCTTCTTCTTCATCTAGTTCCAGCTCTAGTAGTTATAGGTCCAGTTCCTCCTCCTATTCTAGTTCCAAGTCTTCCAATTCTTCGAACACAAAATCAAGTGATTCCTCTTCTTCTTACTCCGCCCCTACTCCATCTCCGGTTCTACATTTCAATACCAGAGATCATAAAATCTCTGTCCATCTGCAAGCAGATGGATCTGCCTTGGTAAAGGAATCGTTTACGATTCTTGCAAAACAATCGAATTTGGGAATTCGGCGTACCCAGTTTTTTCGCCAAGAGAATTGGGAAATCTCAGACTTAAAAGTATCACCAGAAAATTTTTCCATTTCGCATAACTATGATTCTATTAATATCTACTGGGATGAATCCAAAGAGAATCCAGAAACCCAAATTTCATTAGAATATAAAATCGCAAACGCCATCCAATGGATTGGAAAAATTCCCCTGATCCATTGGCGATTTGAAAAAACAAGTGCCGCCTCAGGCCCCTTAGATTTAGAAATTTCTTGGGATTCCGGCACAATCTCTGAAAATGGGAAACTCTATGAAGAACGTTGGGAAGCCGAATTATCCGAATATGTAAAAGAACCAATTTTACAGAATCCGAAAGGGAATCGCCTCCATTACCTTTTGAAGGATTCCTCCGACAATTCCACTTCTCTCGTTTTGATTGATTTACCTAAACTCGTTACTAAATTGAATAGATTAGGTTCAGAACAAAATAGTTCCAATCAAAATTCGCTAAACGAAAGTTATGTTCTAAAAGAAAAAGTATCGATAAAAAATAATGGCAGTCACCAATACCAATCAGAAGTTGAGATCAGTAAAGAAAACGCCGATTCCGATCCATTCCAAATCGAATTTGGCCTTTACCGCTTCCGGGAATTTGGCGAGACATTCTGGAACCAAACCATAGCACCAAGTTACTTAGTTGTTTACGGTCTAGAAGGATTGGATACTTCATTTTGGCATTTATTAAGTGCCAGTGTATCAAAATCTGAAGAAATCAAAAATACAAATGGGACAAAATTTTCATTCGCATATCATACACTAGGCGAATCTTCCAACAGAAAAAATAAAGAAACAGAACATTGGATTCGGATTACTACTGTTCGAAAAAACGAACCCTTAGAGCTCTCATCTTTTCAAATGGAAGTGGAAAGTGAATCACCAATTATCAAAGAAACGAGTTCCGTTGATTTGGTTTTGCAAAATTGCGAGTTCTGTTCGGACTATCTTGACAAAGACTCCATCATCATCCCGATCCAACCGGAATGGACGAAAGAAGGATTTCTAATTCGTTGGGAAACAACGATTCCTGTAAATTATACAGCCCACATTCGGTTACGAGAACCAAACAAATCAATTGTTTATCATCCGCTTCTCGTTTCCTATGCGGTTCTCAATGCTTTTTATCATGCGCCGGGCGGAGGAAGCCACACGGGACATCTCGTAGTTCTCGGTATCCTCAGCACATGCATATTCATCTTTGGTTTCGTCTTCCTATCGAAATTGAAAAGAAAACGAAAATACACTGTGATAAAAAACTCCATCATCAAACAAATCCAAGTGGTAGATCCAAAGTTTGATTGGAATGAATTTTCGACAAAGGTCATCCATATATCCGAACAAATTGTTTTTGCTTGGGATAAAGGGAATATGGAAGGAGTGAGAAATTTTCTTTCTAGTTCTGTATTTCAAAGATTTTCCATCCAATTGCGTTTGTTACAAGAGATAGACAAAGAAACCAATCGAATGAAAAATTTCTCAGTCCTATCTGTAGAAATTTTAGACTTAGAGTTGGAACCGGAATACCAAACCATCCATCTCAAACTCCGATGCCGAGCCAAAGACCAAACATTTTCTGTAGATACCAAGGAGGAAAAAATCCAAAAAGCACTCCATTCTTCTTTTGCTAAAACTTATGAAGAAGTACATTCATTTACAAGAAAACTTTCTGCTACAACCAAACCCAAAATCGATTTGGTTCATAACCATTGCCCATCTTGTGGGGCCGACTCGCCACAGTCTCACAAATCCACCAAATGCCAGTATTGTGGGGTCATTTTTAATTCGGGAGAAGCAGACTGGGTTTTAACCGAAATCACACAAATGGTAGAATGGGAATCTACATCGAACCAAAGAGGGATCCCCAATTCCGATGGAATCTCAAAACAGATTTTGGAAGACAGAGCTTCCGCTGTTTTTTGGAAGTACATCCAGTTCCAATCATTACCCCATAGTTTAGTTCTGAACCGAGAAAGCACTACACACACATTGCAGTCATTAGGTGAATCGGGAAAAGAACCCTTGTTCCAACCAGTGATTGGTTCTTGCCATCTCATTCACTGGGACTTAAAATGCCTTCCCAAAACAATCACTTGTGAAATTCGTTGGAGTGCTAGTACAAGGAAAAACCTCGTCCCAGAACACCGAAGAAATAAAATCAAACTGAGTTTGGCGGGGGATCGTTCCGCACGTTTGGGTTTTTCTGAAATGAGTTGTCAAAATTGCGGAGCGGCTTTTCCGGAACTAGATGCATCCCACTGCGACTTTTGCAAACAAGAAATTCCTAAGAAAGTGGACGACTGGTTGTTAGAAGAAATTTCACCGATCTGA
- a CDS encoding TerB family tellurite resistance protein, with the protein MAKKIVQNLKQVKGNKNKHPESIQSTLDIESDLHIEYAKVLLSLWSYACNADGQFKKKEGDIVGELVNVLFEPGCLLSGFQAQKKTVLDILSKTFENPLPMKTITKVVSDNDEYALNFFEDAVCIVASDGALNQEEIRFLEDLATELKISHMDKVRVEKKYLA; encoded by the coding sequence ATGGCAAAGAAAATCGTTCAAAATTTGAAACAAGTCAAAGGGAACAAAAACAAACATCCGGAATCGATCCAATCGACTCTGGACATTGAAAGTGACCTTCATATTGAATATGCCAAAGTCCTTCTCAGTTTGTGGTCGTATGCTTGCAATGCCGATGGCCAGTTCAAAAAGAAAGAAGGGGACATTGTGGGAGAACTGGTGAACGTACTCTTTGAACCCGGTTGCCTCTTAAGTGGGTTCCAAGCCCAGAAAAAAACCGTTTTGGATATCCTTTCTAAAACTTTTGAAAATCCCCTTCCTATGAAAACCATAACGAAAGTGGTTTCCGATAACGATGAGTACGCATTGAATTTTTTTGAAGATGCCGTTTGTATCGTTGCATCCGATGGAGCTCTCAATCAGGAAGAAATACGATTTTTGGAAGACCTAGCAACTGAACTCAAAATTAGTCACATGGACAAAGTTAGGGTCGAAAAGAAATACCTTGCGTAG
- the metG gene encoding methionine--tRNA ligase produces MPKNILVTSALPYANGSIHLGHVLEAVQTDIWVRFQKLVGNSCYFFCADDTHGTPIMIAAKKAGKTPESMIEEVQKEHYKDLSAFGVSYDNYYTTNSDENKKYSESIYLTLKKKGHIVARNIEQSYCEHDKMFLPDRFIKGTCPKCGSKDQYGDSCEVCGTSYSPKDLKDSYCSICGTTPVLKESKHLFFKLQDFQSQLQTWIEEESRMHEGAQKKLKEWFTSGLQEWDISRDGPYFGFAIPEEENKYFYVWLDAPIGYMASAMNFLKDEKKFNEFWKDGKGEIVHFIGKDILYFHGLFWPAMLMGSDYQTPSQLNVHGFLTVNGEKMSKSRGTFINASTFVKFLDVEHFRFYLACRLGPGMEDVDISFDDFVSRVNSDLIGNLVNLVSRVSTSILDKMDRKLGSLSVEGKSLVQDLLSKDAEIREAYDSRNYSKVMREITGLGDKVNKYVNDYAPWNLIKTDVEKAREVVTTSLNCAKILFTYLAPVTPNIVNSVASLFQVTNLSFLNLNETLENKVLGPYQMLSKRVEEKNISLMIQETKEAFEKANPEKSKQEQGKTQNSDSGSATVSEDGFITIDELSKVELRVGQIQEANPVEGADKLLFVKVNLGEKGIKNVFAGIKASYTAEELVGKKVVVVANLKPRQMKFGLSEAMLLASGKDKTLSLFVPDRDANPGDLLK; encoded by the coding sequence ATGCCGAAAAACATACTAGTTACAAGTGCTCTTCCCTATGCCAACGGTTCTATCCACTTAGGCCATGTATTGGAAGCAGTCCAAACAGATATATGGGTACGTTTCCAAAAGTTAGTTGGGAACAGTTGTTATTTTTTCTGTGCCGATGACACGCACGGAACTCCCATTATGATTGCCGCAAAAAAAGCAGGCAAAACTCCCGAATCCATGATTGAAGAGGTTCAGAAGGAACATTACAAGGATCTATCTGCCTTTGGCGTTTCGTATGATAACTATTATACGACAAATTCTGATGAGAATAAAAAATACTCTGAATCCATTTATCTTACTTTAAAGAAAAAGGGACATATTGTTGCCCGTAACATTGAACAGTCGTATTGCGAACATGACAAAATGTTTCTTCCCGATCGATTCATCAAAGGAACATGTCCTAAATGTGGTTCCAAAGACCAATACGGTGATTCATGTGAAGTTTGCGGAACTAGTTATTCTCCAAAAGATTTAAAAGATTCCTATTGTTCGATTTGTGGAACAACACCAGTCCTTAAAGAATCCAAACATTTGTTTTTTAAACTCCAAGACTTCCAATCCCAACTCCAAACTTGGATCGAAGAAGAAAGTCGTATGCACGAAGGAGCTCAGAAAAAACTAAAGGAATGGTTTACCTCTGGGTTACAAGAATGGGATATCAGTCGTGATGGCCCTTACTTTGGTTTTGCGATTCCAGAAGAAGAAAACAAATATTTTTATGTTTGGTTGGATGCACCGATCGGGTATATGGCGTCTGCTATGAACTTTTTGAAAGATGAAAAGAAGTTCAACGAGTTTTGGAAAGACGGAAAAGGTGAAATTGTTCACTTCATTGGAAAGGACATTTTGTACTTTCATGGACTCTTTTGGCCAGCGATGCTTATGGGCTCGGATTACCAAACTCCATCCCAACTCAATGTTCATGGATTTTTAACTGTGAATGGAGAAAAAATGTCCAAATCAAGAGGGACATTTATCAATGCTTCTACCTTTGTAAAATTTTTGGACGTAGAACATTTCCGGTTTTATCTTGCCTGTCGATTGGGCCCCGGAATGGAAGATGTGGATATTTCTTTCGACGATTTTGTCTCACGGGTCAATTCCGATCTAATTGGAAATTTAGTGAATTTGGTCTCTCGAGTTTCCACTTCCATTCTAGACAAAATGGATCGGAAGTTGGGTAGTCTTTCTGTCGAAGGAAAATCTTTAGTTCAGGATCTTCTTTCCAAAGATGCAGAAATTCGGGAAGCCTATGATTCGCGTAACTATTCTAAGGTGATGCGAGAAATTACAGGGCTTGGCGATAAGGTTAACAAATATGTAAATGATTATGCTCCTTGGAACCTCATCAAAACCGATGTGGAAAAGGCAAGAGAGGTGGTGACCACATCTCTTAACTGTGCAAAGATTCTTTTTACTTATTTGGCTCCGGTAACACCAAATATAGTGAATTCCGTTGCTTCCTTGTTTCAAGTTACGAATTTAAGTTTTTTAAATTTGAACGAAACTTTGGAAAACAAAGTCCTTGGGCCGTACCAAATGTTATCAAAACGAGTAGAGGAAAAAAATATTTCACTTATGATTCAGGAAACCAAAGAAGCATTTGAAAAGGCAAATCCAGAGAAGTCTAAACAAGAACAGGGAAAAACACAAAACTCTGATTCAGGTTCTGCGACTGTGTCTGAAGATGGTTTTATCACTATCGATGAACTTTCTAAAGTGGAACTCCGGGTTGGCCAAATTCAGGAAGCAAACCCTGTGGAAGGCGCCGACAAACTTCTGTTTGTAAAAGTAAATTTGGGAGAAAAGGGAATCAAAAATGTATTTGCTGGAATTAAAGCCAGTTATACAGCCGAAGAGTTGGTTGGAAAAAAAGTGGTGGTGGTAGCAAACTTGAAACCTCGCCAAATGAAATTCGGCCTATCGGAAGCAATGTTACTTGCATCAGGAAAAGACAAAACCTTGTCTTTGTTTGTTCCTGATCGTGATGCCAATCCAGGTGACCTTTTAAAATAA
- a CDS encoding adenylate/guanylate cyclase domain-containing protein, whose translation MATKSEQILREKEIEGIKFSLYGKIIIFSLLTIGTFFVAQTLFEILTITIISLALNVVLYILSKFLKQGKFVAFVGLFCVVIDLFIITILPFIWYNAVGGESQVPRTYLIKTYLHFIIAGTLVMNAFSIQPIYPMIYALGVVVSQAGLLIYAQQDPRFVSTESFKEAFLGPAAHVNNYIFTMGIIGVLGFFLAFLTYRVRRTIYSAVNNEVKMNQLSRYFSPNVVEEMNQAEDDFFKPGGKETTIAVLFCDIVGFTQISETLGPEKTMSLLSEYHSFMLDVVFEHRGTLDKFIGDGMMVTFGTPTPGKEDATNAARAGVAMIKALSLWNQKRETSAEKPIAIRIGIHYGPVIVGNVGVEKRLEYTVIGDTVNAASRLETLGKELKRNFLISKELYDQISLEFRQNLKTKSMGTLSLRGKTKTTEILSVETNL comes from the coding sequence ATGGCAACAAAGTCGGAACAAATCTTACGGGAGAAGGAGATCGAAGGGATAAAATTTAGCCTCTATGGCAAAATTATCATCTTTTCCCTTTTGACTATCGGGACTTTCTTTGTTGCCCAAACTTTATTTGAAATATTAACCATCACCATAATTTCCTTAGCTTTAAATGTAGTTCTCTATATTTTATCCAAGTTTTTAAAACAAGGGAAATTCGTTGCCTTTGTCGGATTGTTTTGTGTTGTGATTGATTTATTCATCATCACCATCCTCCCGTTTATTTGGTACAATGCCGTTGGTGGTGAATCACAAGTCCCAAGAACGTATTTAATCAAAACATACTTACACTTTATCATTGCTGGTACTCTTGTGATGAATGCCTTTAGCATCCAACCCATTTACCCAATGATTTATGCACTAGGGGTTGTGGTTAGCCAAGCTGGACTTTTAATTTATGCGCAACAAGATCCAAGATTTGTGAGTACGGAAAGTTTTAAAGAGGCCTTTCTTGGGCCAGCGGCTCACGTAAATAATTATATTTTCACTATGGGAATCATCGGTGTCCTCGGGTTCTTTTTAGCTTTTCTTACTTATCGTGTTAGGCGAACAATTTATTCTGCCGTGAATAATGAAGTGAAAATGAATCAACTTTCCAGGTACTTTTCACCAAATGTGGTAGAAGAAATGAACCAGGCAGAAGATGATTTTTTCAAACCTGGTGGTAAAGAAACAACAATTGCTGTTTTGTTTTGTGACATCGTTGGGTTCACACAAATCTCAGAAACCCTTGGACCTGAAAAAACCATGTCCTTACTTTCCGAATACCATAGTTTTATGTTAGATGTGGTTTTTGAACATAGGGGAACACTCGATAAGTTTATTGGTGATGGGATGATGGTCACTTTTGGAACTCCAACTCCTGGGAAAGAGGATGCAACCAATGCAGCGAGAGCCGGGGTTGCGATGATAAAAGCACTGTCGCTTTGGAACCAGAAACGAGAAACATCTGCTGAAAAACCCATCGCCATTCGTATTGGAATTCATTACGGACCGGTAATTGTGGGCAATGTGGGTGTGGAGAAACGATTGGAATACACTGTCATTGGCGATACTGTGAATGCAGCGAGTCGATTGGAAACTTTAGGAAAGGAATTAAAACGAAATTTTCTCATTTCAAAAGAATTGTATGATCAGATTTCTCTGGAATTTAGACAAAATTTAAAAACCAAATCTATGGGTACTTTATCTCTTCGTGGAAAAACAAAAACTACAGAAATTTTATCTGTGGAGACAAATTTATGA
- a CDS encoding phosphoribosyl-AMP cyclohydrolase yields the protein MIQLPKEKEITIISKPSFDSKEVSLKVVDSQFAQKFVDQFEFGKKQLFVDCDEDALLEIDPSLNSSNKLLLWESGSLKITEEEWISFQKTIPPLSPFLAQDISGKDLMLAWGKKESLLSAVESGLGTYYSRSRNGKWVKGEESGHLQNLSAIYVHSNPFFIQYITNQIGAACHTGYYSCFFRELGLNDSISFVYPNKVGV from the coding sequence ATGATCCAACTTCCCAAAGAAAAAGAAATCACTATCATCTCCAAACCTTCCTTTGACTCTAAAGAAGTCAGTTTAAAAGTGGTTGATTCCCAATTTGCACAAAAATTTGTAGATCAATTTGAATTTGGCAAAAAACAATTGTTCGTTGATTGTGATGAAGATGCATTACTCGAAATTGATCCTAGTCTGAATTCCTCAAACAAACTTTTGTTATGGGAATCGGGAAGTTTAAAAATAACGGAAGAAGAATGGATTTCTTTTCAAAAAACAATTCCCCCTCTTTCCCCATTTTTGGCCCAAGATATTTCAGGAAAAGATTTGATGTTGGCCTGGGGGAAAAAGGAAAGTCTTCTCTCCGCAGTAGAATCTGGCCTTGGAACTTACTACAGTCGTTCGAGAAATGGAAAGTGGGTGAAAGGCGAAGAGTCGGGGCACCTTCAGAATTTATCTGCCATCTATGTACATTCTAATCCCTTTTTTATCCAATACATTACCAATCAAATTGGTGCTGCTTGTCATACAGGTTATTATTCTTGTTTTTTTCGTGAACTTGGTCTGAATGATTCTATTTCCTTCGTCTATCCTAACAAAGTAGGAGTATAA